Proteins found in one Nocardia brasiliensis ATCC 700358 genomic segment:
- a CDS encoding NlpC/P60 family protein: MRRIAFGFLLATAATLILAGPGWSDTGSATGSAESLSASGSAAIPLPSSHGVGALAAAVSQTGKPYEWGGTGPFAWDCSGLVQWAFRQVGVNIPRTTWEQARAGAPVPFFALSPGDVVVLNTDGSHVGIYAGFGQIFNAYDWGVPVGLSPLRQFDIFAIRRF, encoded by the coding sequence TTGCGCCGCATCGCTTTCGGATTTCTCCTGGCGACCGCCGCGACCCTGATCCTGGCCGGTCCCGGCTGGTCGGACACCGGCAGTGCCACCGGCAGCGCCGAATCCCTCTCGGCTTCCGGCTCCGCGGCGATTCCGCTGCCTAGCTCGCACGGGGTAGGTGCGCTGGCCGCCGCGGTCTCGCAGACCGGGAAGCCCTACGAGTGGGGCGGCACCGGCCCGTTCGCCTGGGACTGCTCCGGCCTCGTCCAGTGGGCGTTCCGCCAGGTCGGCGTCAATATCCCCCGGACCACCTGGGAGCAGGCCCGAGCCGGCGCACCCGTCCCGTTCTTCGCGCTCTCGCCGGGCGACGTGGTCGTCCTCAACACCGACGGCTCCCACGTCGGCATCTACGCCGGCTTCGGCCAGATCTTCAACGCCTACGACTGGGGCGTGCCCGTAGGCCTGAGCCCGCTCCGCCAATTCGACATCTTCGCCATCCGCCGCTTCTGA
- a CDS encoding UTP--glucose-1-phosphate uridylyltransferase gives MKIRKAVIPAAGIGSRLLPLTKAIPKEMLPVGDKPVIEHTVRELVSSGITDITIVVSSGKSLIQDHFRPNPALVAQLRADGKTAYADAVEEVGELSRLGHITYLDQHGPYGNGTPVLNAARNLGDEPMLVLWPDDVFVADVPRAQQLINAYEQTGAPVLALMPMDPTESQRYGVPVVADDQGHGLLRITGLREKPKPEDAPSNYAAIGGYVVTPGVIEELRTQTRAWYEHRTGEVYLTDAINVHAADNPVYGQVIRGRWYDTGNPADYLVAQFASALANPQYGPLLRTLAEDTAS, from the coding sequence ATGAAGATCCGCAAGGCCGTCATCCCGGCCGCCGGTATCGGTTCCCGGCTCCTCCCGCTGACCAAGGCCATCCCGAAGGAGATGCTGCCGGTCGGCGACAAGCCGGTCATCGAGCACACGGTCCGCGAGCTGGTCTCCTCCGGCATCACCGACATCACCATCGTGGTCAGCAGCGGAAAGTCGCTGATCCAGGACCACTTCCGGCCGAATCCGGCCCTGGTGGCGCAGCTACGCGCGGACGGCAAGACCGCCTACGCGGACGCGGTCGAAGAGGTCGGCGAGCTGTCCCGGCTCGGCCATATCACCTACCTGGATCAGCACGGTCCGTACGGCAACGGCACCCCGGTGCTCAACGCGGCCCGCAATCTCGGCGACGAGCCGATGCTGGTGCTGTGGCCGGACGACGTGTTCGTCGCCGATGTGCCGCGCGCCCAGCAGCTGATCAACGCCTACGAGCAGACCGGCGCGCCGGTGCTCGCCCTGATGCCGATGGACCCGACCGAATCGCAGCGCTACGGCGTCCCGGTGGTCGCCGACGACCAGGGCCACGGGTTGCTGCGCATCACCGGCCTGCGCGAGAAGCCCAAGCCCGAGGACGCGCCGTCCAATTACGCCGCGATCGGCGGCTACGTGGTGACCCCCGGCGTCATCGAGGAACTGCGCACCCAGACTCGCGCCTGGTACGAACACCGCACCGGCGAGGTCTATCTCACCGACGCGATCAACGTGCACGCGGCCGACAACCCGGTCTACGGCCAGGTCATCCGCGGTCGCTGGTACGACACCGGCAACCCGGCCGACTACCTCGTCGCCCAGTTCGCCTCCGCCCTGGCCAACCCCCAGTACGGACCCCTACTGCGTACCCTCGCCGAAGACACCGCGAGCTAG
- a CDS encoding DNA polymerase IV gives MSAQHPAERADALSTARRWVLHIDMDAFFASVEQLTRPTLRGRPVLVGGTGGRGVVAGASYEARVYGARSAMPMHQARRLVGVTAVVVPPRGAVYGVLSGQVFDTLRSRIPVLETLSFDEAFGKPAELAGATVAQVHEFCEQLRAAVRERTGLTASVGAGTGKQLAKIASGLAKPDGIRVVSPDEQQQMLAALPVRKLWGIGPVAEHKLRSLGIETVGAFAALPESEAVSILGGSVGAALHRLARGVDDRPVAERAEAKQISAETTYETDIVTLAQLRPAIEAMAAAAHRRLGKDGRAARTVVLKLKKSDMSIVTRSFTLPYATEDLTTLATAAQRSAIDPAELGPIRLVGVGYGGLSTVRQESLFPELDQAPIAEHSTAAEDEGWTADGSAPAAPGLVPAQLLPDIATAEPTLSVPIWHRGMDVEHREYGHGWVQGGGYGVVTVRFETRSTGPGPARTFAADDADLTRADPLRSLQ, from the coding sequence GTGAGCGCACAGCATCCGGCCGAGCGCGCCGACGCGCTCAGTACCGCTCGGCGGTGGGTGCTGCACATCGATATGGACGCGTTCTTCGCGTCGGTCGAACAGCTGACCCGTCCCACGTTGCGCGGCAGGCCGGTGCTCGTCGGCGGCACGGGCGGGCGCGGTGTGGTCGCGGGCGCCAGTTACGAGGCGCGGGTCTACGGCGCGCGGTCCGCGATGCCGATGCATCAGGCGCGCAGGCTGGTCGGCGTCACCGCGGTGGTGGTGCCGCCGCGCGGCGCGGTGTACGGCGTGCTGAGCGGGCAGGTCTTCGACACCCTGCGCAGCCGCATCCCGGTGCTGGAGACGCTGTCGTTCGACGAGGCCTTCGGCAAGCCCGCCGAACTGGCCGGCGCCACGGTGGCGCAGGTGCACGAGTTCTGCGAGCAGTTGCGCGCGGCGGTGCGGGAACGCACCGGACTCACCGCGTCGGTGGGCGCGGGCACCGGCAAACAGCTCGCCAAGATCGCCTCCGGCCTCGCCAAACCCGATGGGATCCGGGTGGTTTCGCCGGACGAGCAGCAGCAGATGCTGGCCGCGCTGCCGGTCCGCAAACTGTGGGGGATCGGCCCGGTCGCCGAGCACAAGCTGCGCTCGCTCGGTATCGAAACGGTCGGCGCGTTCGCCGCGCTGCCGGAATCGGAGGCGGTGTCGATTCTCGGCGGCAGCGTCGGCGCGGCGCTGCACCGGCTGGCCCGCGGGGTCGACGACCGCCCGGTCGCGGAGCGGGCCGAGGCCAAACAGATCAGCGCCGAGACCACCTACGAGACCGATATCGTCACGCTCGCGCAGCTGCGTCCCGCGATCGAGGCGATGGCGGCGGCCGCGCACCGCAGGCTGGGCAAGGACGGGCGGGCGGCCCGCACCGTGGTGCTCAAGTTGAAGAAGTCCGATATGAGCATCGTGACCCGCTCGTTCACCCTGCCGTATGCCACCGAGGACCTCACTACGCTGGCCACCGCGGCCCAGCGCTCGGCGATCGATCCGGCCGAACTCGGCCCGATCCGGCTGGTCGGGGTGGGCTACGGCGGGTTGTCCACGGTGCGGCAGGAATCGTTGTTTCCGGAACTGGACCAGGCGCCCATCGCCGAGCACAGCACGGCCGCCGAGGACGAGGGGTGGACCGCGGACGGGTCGGCGCCGGCGGCGCCCGGACTCGTCCCGGCGCAGCTGCTGCCCGATATCGCGACCGCCGAGCCCACGCTGTCGGTCCCGATCTGGCATCGCGGCATGGACGTCGAGCATCGCGAGTACGGCCACGGCTGGGTGCAGGGCGGCGGTTACGGCGTGGTGACCGTGCGGTTCGAGACCCGGTCCACCGGTCCCGGTCCGGCCCGCACCTTCGCCGCGGATGACGCGGATCTGACCAGAGCCGATCCGTTGCGCAGTCTGCAGTGA